The sequence below is a genomic window from Lolium perenne isolate Kyuss_39 chromosome 7, Kyuss_2.0, whole genome shotgun sequence.
ATATGCCTGCTGCTCCAGCTGCTGCCTGTGCTGCTGCTGTTGGTGGTGATACACCTGGTGCTCCAGCTGCTGCTGAGGGACACCTGCATCCCAACTGCTGAGATAAGGCTGGCCATGCCGGACATGGTGAACCTTTTCCGGCTCTGTAGTCATGAAGGTGTAATTCTTCCGAGGCGTTGGGGCTCTTGTGTCCAGCGGAGGTGGCGTCTCATCATTTGGGATGGCATAGCTTTCTTGCACTGGCCAAGGGTTGGCTCTCCGCTGCTGCTGGTGATGATGCTGCCTTGTTGGGCGCCTTTTCCTGGAAAATATGTCAGCCACAGATGATTTCGCTCCTCCCATGAACTTGCCAATTGAGGTGAAGAACCCCTCTTCAGTATCCTGTTTTCCAGCCTCGTCTTCATTTGGGATTAGTGGCGGTCGAAGAGAAGGCTTGAATGGATGCTGGTATGATTGGTATGGTTGATACGGAGGGACACCCGCATTAGTGGGTCTCTGAGGAATTTGAGGTTCCTGCATAGTAAAGTTTCAGTTTGTCAACAAGGTAACTACAAATTTACTGCATAAATAGAGCAGCTCCAAACAATGTATATTTGTTTTTCATCTTTACTTCAATTATGTGCTAGACCCTAGAACATAACAtgcgccctttatcgaaaaaaaatgttCTAGACCCTAGAGGGATAACAGAGTGAGATTGCTTGTTTGACCCACTTGTTTAGATGCACAAAATGCCTGCATTTTAAGTTACAGCACAGCTGTACAGGTCTACAGGATTATTATTAACTCCAAAAGTTTCCAGCAAATCATAATTCTAGTAGCCGTGATTATAGATGAACAAGTTGGGGCAAAAGGATGCTAGACACAATATAACTAAAGGCTGGCAGAAATGTGTGTATTCATGCTGTTCTACTGGTTAACAGCAGGCCGGTAGAGCCGTACTCTTGTAGACATTGCCCTAGTCGCCAATCCATGTTGTCAGCAATTGTGATGTTTACTCAGAATAAAAAATACAGAGGACCTACCTCTGTTGTTGACACCATTCCTAAAACCCGTCGCTGAAGCAACGCAAGCATGTAACCAAAGAAAACAGCAGCAAAAAGCAAGGCAAGACCTGGAAGCATTCAAACTGCAGTAAttagtgttgatagttctggtggAACTTTCCCTCATTTGCAGAGTACTTACAAGAGTCTGGCTTGAAAGAAGAACATAATTCTTTCGTGAATAGTACTATTGCAAAGCTTAAGTGGAATGTACCTAGAGGGAAACCAGCTTCATCCTGATATTCACAGTCATCGGGCTGGAGCGGAATCTCCCGTATTGCTTGGTTTCCTCTATCAATGACCAGGAGGGAGCAGCTACTGCTGATATAGCGGATTTCAAAGTCAGTAGAAAATTTTGCATCATCACTTGGACCATCTATGTGTCCACCTCTCATTGATTTCCCCCCAGCAATGGTTGTGACCCCTGCATATATACATATTACTCAACCTGTCATGAATCTCTACATTATAAGTTAGAAATCGATAATGATATTCATGCTATATGGTTGAAAGAACCCGGAAAATGTTCATCTAAAGACACTCAATTAGCACAGAAAGCAGAAGTAGGATGCTTGGGAACCATACATTACAATAATATGTGCACAGATCCTGCAATGAGACTTTTTTTTTAATTGTCATTTTAACGTACCTGTATCGCTGATCTTTCTTATTGCCATGTTCATAGCATCCGCAACATAAATATTGCCCCTGTCATCAACTGTAAATCCCTTAGGGTGGTTCAGCCTCGCCTCTCGGAGCCTCCCATCGACATGACCAGATAATCCTTCAGGCGAACCCGTGAAAATCTTTGGTCTGCTATCTGCGCATGGTTTGAGGACATTTGCTCATACCAAAGGTTGAATCCCAGATCTTCACATTAGACATGTGAAATTTTACAAACTATTCTGGCAAACAATTATTACTACATTTTGCCAAAATTTCCAGGTGAATATCTCCTCTGTTTGTTCAACTTCTAAACAAGGGGAATGAAAGTGACAGTCTGAACTGCAAAACTGAGAACTAACAAAGTATCTCGCAAGCAAGAAGCGTGGGTGGCCAAATCTAGCATACAACCATCAATATCACCCAAACTGTCTCACGGTACTTAACAACCATATTTAGCACAGATAAAGAAACCATATTTAGCAGAATCCCATGATGACCAACATACTGGACCCTGTACCAACATACTGCCAAGAAAACGTGTCTGTCCGGATATGAAGAAGCAGTTTTAGTATGCTCACATCGGGACAGCGGCAGCTGGACCCTGTAGACGTTGCTGTTCATCGAGTCGAGGACGAGCAGCTCGCCGGCGGGGGTGACCTCGACGGCGTACGGTTCGATCCCCAGCTTACTGCCGTCGAAGACTGTCTCCACCGCGTACCCGCCCTCGTACCTCACCATGGACCTTCCCgccgctgtcgccgccgccgtccccgtcGCTGCCGACAGATATTTCCCCCATTAAGGAACCAAAACAGAGAATGAAAAGAAACGCCGTTGGCGGCTAAGGACCATGCAAATTACCCGTCCTCGTGCTGGTCGTCGATTTGAGGGAGAGGGACCACAGCTTCTTCACCACCGCCGTCGCCGTGCTTGTCAGGAGCCCGCCGACAACCTCTGCCGCCAATCGGTACCAATGAGCCCCAAGAAACCACACCAAATCGAACCAAACTCGAAAGAAAACCAAGAACAGAGCTCGCTCACTTGCGGGGTAGtaggaggaggacgcggcggcggacGCGGGGCCGAGCAGGAGAATGGCGGCCAGAAGAAGCGCCGCCGACACCTTGCAAGCCTCCATCACGTGctcctctcgaggaagaggggaaCTGGCAGCTCCTAGGGGGAGTGTGGGGAGGGGGCCATTTGAGGACAAGGTAAAGAAGGTTCAGAGAACACCAAAGAATCCGACCCTCTTTTGGGGGCCCTgcagtcctcgctctccgccaagAAAAGGCAAGTAAAGAGCAGAGCGATAGGGCGGAGGACTCAAGGAGAGAGAAGGTTAGAGCATCCCAGCCGTTGGGGAtgaaatccggcgctatttaggGTCGGATTGGACGAAACTTTAGCTCGAGGAGcgtcgaagttccagccgtctctCCGGTAGACATCCGGGGTTCGCCGTTTTTTAGAGAAAAAAACGTCCTTGGATGATAAATTTTATGCATAATTCGGCGAATTTGACCAGTTTTGCCAACATTTGgcttatttttacaaataaacgTTACATTTTAACAAAACAAGATAAGTTTTCAAATaaatcaaatggaaactagttggtGTTGCCTCGAAGCATCCAtaagtgctccaccagatcatcctgcagctgttgatgcattgtggagtctcgaatctcctgacgcATAGCGATGAACGTAGCCCACGATGCCGGCACCTGGtggttaggctgtgcaagaggaccctctctgtcaTATGGTGCAGCTTGTTCGCTCAGAGGGACCGGATGCTTCCGCTCATCctcgataatcatgttgtgtaagcacacacaacagttcatcacctcccacatctgatctttggaccaagtcaaagcggggaaccggactacagcaaatctctgctggaggacaccaaatgcacgctcgacgtcctttcggcaagcttcttgttcctTGGAAAACTGCTGCTCCTTCGGGAGGGCGGGgcttgagatagtcttcacaaatgttgcccactttggatagatactgtctgcaagatagtatcccttgttgtactgctggccattgatcacaaagttaaccgggggagcatgaccctcaacaagattGGAGAAGACCGGCGAGCACTGCAAAacattgatgtcgttgttggatcctggcataccaaagaaggagtgccaaatccagagatcatgggtagccactgcctcaAGTATTACAGTGCAACCTTTTTTGTGACCCTCGAACATTCCCTGCCAGGCAAacagacagttcttccatttccaatgcataCAGTCAATGGTTCCAAGCATTGCTGCAAATCCTCGAGCTTCATTGACAGCGAGGATCTTAGCAGTGTCTTCGACAGTCGGTGATCTCAAGTagaagtccccgaacactgctatcaccgccctgcagaaccggtagaaacaatcaagggaggtggactccgccatccgaagatagtcatctgtagaatcaccaggagctccatatgccagcatccgcatagccaccgtgcacttttAGAGGGCGAAAAACCCTGCCATGCCCGTGCAATCCAACTTGCATCTGAAATAGGAGTCGTAGCCTCAAAGGGCATACACAATTTTCAGGAAGAGCTtccggctcatcctgaaacgacaacTGAAAACAGCCTCGCCGTGCAATGGATCGTCggtgaagtagtcggcgtagagcaTATAGTACCCCTCCATTCGctgcctcggcttgcacttccggcgacctggtgccgacccaccacggcgACCAATGATAGACTCGGCGTACAAGCCGGACATGTAAGAGAGGATGAGcaggtgctcctcgtcttgggcggcggcagCCGTTTCTTCTTCAAGAAGCTCggtgaacatctgctcctcctcctcgtcgaagtccatgtccGGCCAGCCAGTTGGACGAACACCTGTCGGGCGTGTCGACGAGGAGCGACGCGAGTAAGCTGCCGACGGCGGAAAATAGGCAGAGGGTACGACGGGGGGCGGAATATAGGCTACTGGGTGGAGGAACGACGGACTTGGGGCAACCCGCCGGCGGATTGgcgaggggtggtgccggcggcgagagagcaaagggaggggaggagggattTGCGTCGACAAAGTGGTGGGGTTCGTCTATTCTCTCGCCGATAGAGCGGGCCCGTCCCCGCTTTTCTCTCGTccagagtccccgagcgctcaccagggggccggggatggcctgggctctccggacggatgaaaggcctaatccggacgaaaacgaggagccgggggcgcggctgggccgtttttgtccatccggatgaaaaaaagggcgtcttgggggcctcgtcggggagacggctagagatgctcttaaacACACCAGTCCCGGAAACTCAAAATTGATTCTGAGTGCACCTGGTACCTAAAATCGACATGGTCGTGCTGGAATAGCAAGGGCTGCACGGTCACCGGTCTTCGGAGGGGAGTGGGGTTTCGAGTTCCTCGTTGTCCTCAATGGCGACTTACTCGGCATCTAGAGGCTACAGGACAAGTTCGCTGAGTTCGTCGCCGGCAACGAGCCGCACGCGCTGCAACTGCGGGAGGCTGGCTGCGGCTTCTGTCGGTGGCTGGTGGACGTGCTCTTCGACGGGCACCGGCTGGGAGAAGTTAGCGCGCTTCCACGACCTCCAAACCGGTTGTGTGCTCACATTCTCGTAACAAGGCGACGAGGagatgagcgtcaaggtgttcgacgacacgtcCTGCCGCCGGCACTACCATGACGACAACGAAGAGGAGGACGATTGAACatgtcgagtgttctttctttgcagcgaaaatGATTACGAAGATTTCTGTATGTTCTCCCTGCAAAGGATCAACAGGACTATCATTGCCAGCtgaattttccagtttgggtgactcagagtgcctgagagtgttctttcttggcagcgaacatacgaaaTCTGCGAGGCCAACTGTAGttaggtttcctcattttgcaatgttttaatttgtggaaaccatgttccaaactatatctTAGTTTGTGGAAAATCATGTTcctaattatgtattagtttgtgtaatgttCATCCTCTCTATTGAAATGAAAATGCAAAAAAGTATATTTTAATGTAAAAACAAGTTTGGGGGCCGTGTTTGGGGGTGTGGTTGGGGATCGATATCCCCCAAACGTGGCACGAAAAAAACACGTCTCCCAAATGCTCGATCTGGcgctgtttgggggacgcggctggagatgctcttacggaGGAGGACATTCTGTTGGGGGTATAAATTATCGTAGTTAAGAAATTACAACCTTTTAAATAGAAACTAGCCAGTCCATGGGTATATTAAGTCCATGGGTATATTAAGAAGTTATAAAAGTTGTCCACACGAACTCGATATTCCTTCTTATTTCTCATCAGACTTCTTTTGAAAATACCCCCTCCATTTCTTGATATAAGGTTGATTCATGCATTTTGCATCATCATTATTTCTTTATATGTTTAGTTTTCATTGTTATTTGCCATCATACATCATTTTCTATGCATTTTTAGTCGATTTCCGGGATTTTCCTACAAAGTCCGGGCCCTTCATTGCTATTTAATTCCTGGGAGGCAGAAAATCTCATTTTTCGTATTTTATTTGTTTCAGGACTTTCTGGATCGCTAAAAATCGAGGGAAAAATACTTGTTCAGTTTTTCACCCGGAGAATGGCCGTGAGCGAAAGAAGTACGCGAGGGGAGCCACGAGGGCCAAACGGACCCAGGTGGCGCGCCCTACATGTCTGGCGCGCCACCCGAGGTCATTTGCGCCTCGAGCATCGTCTCGGCCTCCCTTTTATATCAGAAGCTCCGTTTCACCTGaaaacctaagccatattttTCCCGAGATTTAATGAGGCAGCGGCGGAGgcgaaagtcctctcctactcGGGAAGAGGGCAGATCCTGCTGCACCGGTGCCTTCAGTGAAGGGGAAATTGATGTCATCGACATTCCCACTCATccttggcttgggaggaggcatcttcaccaacatctccatcagcaccatcatcaccaccatctccatctagGAGATCGATGTCatccccctcatagtttgtgttgaATTGAACCCGGGATATTTTTTTTTGGGTGCTATTGCATGTTTGTGATTGGTACTTTGTCACTATGAGGGGAGATTATatatttgttatcaccagattttggccaaatcaggaagtgcgccgtaagggagatggattTGGAAGATTACatatggaagatctctgaagcggccttgcacgaagagtttgggctagattgcccgtgtatctgtaatatagtagatcgcatcttagattaaaagatagaatttgacccgtgcacggttaggtgcacgcctgaattagaaagtcccctggactataaatatgtatctagggtttatggaataaacaacaaccaacgttcaaccacaaatcaatctcggcgcatcgccaactccttcgtctcgagggtttctaccggtaagcatcatgctgcctagatcgcatcttgcgatctaggcagcacaagctttatgttgttcacgcgttgctcgtactgaagcctttttgatggcgagcaacgtagttatcatagatgtgttagggttagcatagttcttcgtatcatatgcttatgtagtgcaacccttacgcatctagccgcccttacacctatcttaggtgtaggggcggcaccccgcttgatcattatttagaagatccgatccgttacggttgctccttgttctacaaggattagtttaatatctgcaatagttaggccttacaaagggttggaggatccagcggcacgtagggtgtcgtttgctagtcctaggcaggatgttccggggatcaacctcgtgttggtttttaggccctatctaggatcggcttacgatcaccgtgcgtggccgcgaggcccaatcgtgagtaggatgatccgattatgcggtgaaaaccccaaatcgtcgtagatcgagttagctttatcttgatcaagcaggaccaccatatattcgtgcacctcgtacgaatcatgggtggatcggctccttgagccgattcacaggataacctgagagccgatcgaggctcgtacttaatgtttacgtgtatgccatgcaggaaaactaagcgaggcatctccatcaccttcctgaccaggtataggtcaggtggcacgcccttgcaccagcatcggacgtgtgtaccagaggctttgcgggccgtcgctcggagggaccagggccagccgcagccctaagttgttcccggctctactgtgttgcccgtcgctgcccgccggtgggtttctgacagcaacacattctggcacgcccggtgggacaagcttcgacatcaaccacatcgccatctacatctgagatggcggacggcacgccagtcacgtacgaggatctgaccgacgaactcaagaagaagtatgacgaggtcaaagcgatcctcgaagccgacctcatcggctcttttcaccggacccgttcgcatggcatcagatggaaagggttcttacctgaaggcgcgctcgatggagtggacctgtccgtcccgacagaggaacgcaccaggtccctgcggcaggagatcaactacatggtagctcactcgctacaccgccactctgagaacctggtgaacactttggagcgtgtcgctcttcgggtgatccaggagatcatgaggcatcagtactcgccgtcaggaccagctctcgggacacatcaaggagagttgccactccagtcccgtccaccgctgccatttgcgtgggcagcaccagaagtgccgaactcaccggcattcgtcgtctacaagatcggtggtgaccctagtgactgccagttcttgcaggaggcgcctaaggagatccctcacgggtacatgtgcacatatgtgccagactgcggtagctgggcgctcacaaactaggccgcaacatcagggacttctgggaaaacaggaggagcgtcagcgacagatcttgagaagcaaacgtggctaactaagtacgccactccgacgaacctccagagcccagctcctgcagttggctcagagctggaaaagcaagcatggctgactaagtacgccaccccggcgaatcttcagagttcgactcctgcagccagcaccgcggatcagatcagcacgatcctgagagaccagttcggcatggtgccgaaaaggaggacaatcggctattccaagccgtaccccgacgagtacgaattggtcccgctaccacccaaatatcggctccctgatttctccaagttcagtggatcagatggttccagctccatcgagcatgtgagccgatatttggcacagctaggaacggcctcagcgtcggatccactacgcgtgaggttcttcgcacagtccctcacgggatcggctttcgggtggtacacttcgttgccaccagactcgatccggacttggaagcagttggaagaacagttccacatgcagtatcactcagacgcttccgagtctggccttgccgatctagcacaaatacgtcagaagcgtggagaaactgtggcagaatacatccagcgcttcagaaatcttaggaaccgatgttattcggttcgtgtgactgaaaaggaagcagttgagttggcagtggtgggccttgcatcacaaatcaaggacatggcctctcaagcagactacccttcactggcgcacatggttcagaaactgtcggcatatgaacagcgccacccggacttgtaccaggacaaattcaagcgtgcagtagtcctggtcgaggcagatgaagacgaagtttctgcgggagatcaagaggtagcagtggctgaatggactcggggggcaacccccgtgtcctgcaaatgggtaaagccaccaggcccgcccagggggtttgattttgacgtgaccaaaactgagaaaatcttcgacctcttactcaaggagaagcagttgaagatacccgaaggcctcaaaatccccacggtacaggagctgaacggaaagccatactgcaaatggcataactcggtctcccatgccaccaacgactgcagggtgtggcgtcagcagatccaaatggcgatagaacaaggacgtctgattttcaaccagtacgccatgaaggtcaacactcaccccttccccgccgttaacatggtggagtgcacttaccctgaaggttgccagccaggatcctcgttcagtatcaacatggtaggacctgggcaccactctggcaaggatggagacgagggcagctgctctcgtattaaggacacagaggaggccgctccacgcgatcggctccgtcacgatggcaagcgctacgtcacagagggagaagtaaagaacataagatatcagcgacccctctctgatcacctcctcaacaagtatgtgagtcagtatgaccaacgccgacggtccagcgatgatgatgaaagggatcgtctggctagagaagccagaagacatcgtcggcatgatcgcgatgaggaggagtacgagcgctgtgccaaggaaaagtcaagggagcgagacgacgaggacaggcactgggactgtcccttcttcagacactgctgggattcaggaatgagccgattgcctacaatcggcaattgcccagaatgtgatacgtctccgacgtatcgataatttcttatgttccatgccacattattgatgttatctacatgttttatgcacactttatgtcatattcgtgcattttctggaactaacctattaacaagatgccgaagtgccgttctgttttctgctgtttttggtttcagaaatcctagtaacgaaatattctcggaatcggacgaaatcaacgcccaagttcctattttacccggaagcatccagaacacacgagaaccgccagagaagggggacagggccaccaaaccataccccggcgcggccagggggggcgcgcccccctatggtttgggcagcccgtggcccctccgactccgactcttcgcctatttaagccgtcgtgacctaaaacctcgacaccaattgacgaaactccagaaaagttactgtgacgccgccgccatcgcgaaactccaattcgggggacagaagtctctgttccggcaccctgccgggacggggaagtgcccccggaaggctcctccatcgacaccaccgccatcttcaccgccatcgctgcctccatgatgaggagggagtagttctccccgaggctgagggcttcgctgtagctatgtggttcatctctctcccatgtacctcaatacaataatctcatgagctgctttacatgattgagattcatatgagttttgtatcacaattcatctatgtgctactctagtgatgttattaaagtattctattcctcctgcatgatgtaaaggtgactagtgtgtgcaccatgtggttcttgtcgtaggctatgatcatgatctcttgtagattgtggagttaattatcattatgatggtattgatgtgatctatttggttatgttgatctatcttacactataaggttactaaaatatgaacattaattgtggagcttgttaactccggcattgagggttcgtgtaatcctacgcaatgtgttcatcatccaacaagagtgtagagtatgcatttatctattctgttatgtgatcaatgttgagagtgtccactagtgaaagtgaaatccctaggccttgttcctaaatactgctatcgctgcttgtttactgttttcctgcgttactactgctgcaatactaccaccatcaactacacgccagcaagctattttctggcaccgttgctactgctcatatatattcataccacctgtatttcactatctcttcgccgaactagtgcacctattaggtgtgttggggacacaagagacttcttgctttgtggttgcagggttgcatgagagggatatctttgacctcttcctccctgagtttgataaaccttgggtgatccacttaagggaaaacttgctgctgttctacaaacctctgctcttggaggcccaacactgtctacaggaaaggagggggaacgtagacatcaagctattttctggcgccgttgccggggaggaaaggtaaaaggtactcacactccggatctcggctactaagctattttcgccgttgtaagtactcgaagctatttcctttagatcctgcaattgcaactttttgtttcttgtttacactagttaggcataatggaaaacaacaaaaaaattggtgagctttttaatctttttcctgatttagaattgtttgatgcaaaaattaaaaaacctatggaaccttatttgcatgctagtagcgatgttattagtatgaatgcaattactgctaatgctatgaagaagtctaagcttggggaagctagtttttgtgatatttttagcttcccatctttaggggagaaaatttgctctgataatactttatctcccatatgcaataactctaatgatgcttgtgatattttaaatccacctgctgaaagtattccgtataaaatacctatgaaaattattgaacgtgttatggatatccactataaaggggatggaactgtccaccctagagatcatttactgtttttgcatgaatcatgcgggttattcaagtgtgcaggtatctctatggatgaagtgaggaagaagctattctctgtttcactgtctggtaaagcggcgcattggtataaattgttggagaatagtcattctcttggttgggaggaaattgcatctctcttttattctaaattttatcctcctcatgaagtgcatattgataggaattatatttataacttttatcctcgtgatggagagagtatttctcaagcgtgggggagattgaaatcactaatgctcaaatgtcccattcatgagctccctcgtaatgttattgttaacaatttttatgcgaggctttcaggacaacataaggactatctggacgcatgttcggagggatctttcacaagcaaggaggttgaagctaggtgggatcttcttgatcggattgaggagaacgctgaaggatgggagaacgacaaaggtaaagagtcaggtataaattatgattatgaatgcattgaagcttttatggataccgataaatttcgaaatatgagtgctacttatggtcttgactctcaagttgctgcaaatctttataaagcctttgcttctcattttgaattacctaaaaagaattttgataaatatcatgaaccttttaaagaggcttgcatgaagaatgaaattgttgttaattattgcaataagcatgatcaaactcctaagaatgctatttcctataagcatgttaatttttgtggaatacatagaccttgtggaattaatcaaatcaaagatgaatattgtatccatcatgctaatgaaaaaactagaaagtggtttagggctctagatgatcttggtaaaaaagtttgtgccctctatccttttatttgtgaagtttgccatgaagtgggtcattttaattttcaatgctcctccaatgataatttgaacccaatgagtgctgcaaatttgtattgtgatgatgaaattactcctaatcagcatgatgaacttactttatttttggggtgtgaagaactgtcgagaaaaatctccttgttacatatgagtgatcttgatattgatgatgtcctgcatgggtgtttttcttattgcattgataatagccatacaaatacttacatacaaaatattttagaagatgaca
It includes:
- the LOC127317284 gene encoding uncharacterized protein, which encodes MEACKVSAALLLAAILLLGPASAAASSSYYPAKVVGGLLTSTATAVVKKLWSLSLKSTTSTRTATGTAAATAAGRSMVRYEGGYAVETVFDGSKLGIEPYAVEVTPAGELLVLDSMNSNVYRVQLPLSRYSRPKIFTGSPEGLSGHVDGRLREARLNHPKGFTVDDRGNIYVADAMNMAIRKISDTGVTTIAGGKSMRGGHIDGPSDDAKFSTDFEIRYISSSCSLLVIDRGNQAIREIPLQPDDCEYQDEAGFPLGLALLFAAVFFGYMLALLQRRVLGMVSTTEEPQIPQRPTNAGVPPYQPYQSYQHPFKPSLRPPLIPNEDEAGKQDTEEGFFTSIGKFMGGAKSSVADIFSRKRRPTRQHHHQQQRRANPWPVQESYAIPNDETPPPLDTRAPTPRKNYTFMTTEPEKVHHVRHGQPYLSSWDAGVPQQQLEHQVYHHQQQQHRQQLEQQAYHQQQLQNRQLQNRQLPEQQAYPQQQHRRQPEQQMYHLHQHRQYSAGPQTFYEQSCETTNEVVFGAVQEVDSKRRMVEIKAVNYGDTFYEQYGMRYRNNYIGYNSNNNY